A window of Choloepus didactylus isolate mChoDid1 chromosome 21, mChoDid1.pri, whole genome shotgun sequence contains these coding sequences:
- the LITAF gene encoding lipopolysaccharide-induced tumor necrosis factor-alpha factor isoform X1 — protein sequence MERLTLMPSVFASGDMSAPGPYQAAAGPSSVPSAPPSYEETVGVNSYFPAPGPTTGLVSGPDGKGMNAPVYYTQPVPVPNANAIAVQTVFVQQPVSFFDRPVQMCCPSCNKMIVTRLSYTAGALTWLSCGSLCLLGCVAGCCFIPFCVDALQDVDHYCPNCKALLGTYKRL from the exons ATGGAAAGGCTGACCCTGATGCCTTCTGTTTTCGCCTCAGGTGACATGTCGGCTCCAGGACCCTACCAGGCGGCCGCCGGCCCCTCCTCCGTGCCATCCGCGCCCCCGTCCTACGAGGAGACGGTGGGCGTTAACAGCTACTTCCCTGCGCCCGGGCCGACCACGGGGCTGGTGTCGGGCCCCGACGGGAAGGGCATGAACGCTCCTGTCTACTACACCCAGCCAGTGCCCGTCCCCAACGCCAACGCCA TTGCCGTGCAGACCGTGTTTGTCCAGCAGCCCGTCTCCTTCTTCGACCGCCCGGTCCAGATGTGCTGTCCGTCCTGCAACAAGATGATCGTGACGCGGCTGTCCTACACCGCCGGCGCGCTCACCTGGCTGTCCTGTGGGAGCCTGTGCCTGCTGGG GTGTGTCGCGGGCTGCTGCTTCATCCCCTTCTGTGTGGACGCCCTGCAGGACGTGGACCACTACTGTCCCAACTGCAAAGCTCTCCTGGGCACCTATAAGCGTTTGTAG
- the LITAF gene encoding lipopolysaccharide-induced tumor necrosis factor-alpha factor isoform X2: MSAPGPYQAAAGPSSVPSAPPSYEETVGVNSYFPAPGPTTGLVSGPDGKGMNAPVYYTQPVPVPNANAIAVQTVFVQQPVSFFDRPVQMCCPSCNKMIVTRLSYTAGALTWLSCGSLCLLGCVAGCCFIPFCVDALQDVDHYCPNCKALLGTYKRL, from the exons ATGTCGGCTCCAGGACCCTACCAGGCGGCCGCCGGCCCCTCCTCCGTGCCATCCGCGCCCCCGTCCTACGAGGAGACGGTGGGCGTTAACAGCTACTTCCCTGCGCCCGGGCCGACCACGGGGCTGGTGTCGGGCCCCGACGGGAAGGGCATGAACGCTCCTGTCTACTACACCCAGCCAGTGCCCGTCCCCAACGCCAACGCCA TTGCCGTGCAGACCGTGTTTGTCCAGCAGCCCGTCTCCTTCTTCGACCGCCCGGTCCAGATGTGCTGTCCGTCCTGCAACAAGATGATCGTGACGCGGCTGTCCTACACCGCCGGCGCGCTCACCTGGCTGTCCTGTGGGAGCCTGTGCCTGCTGGG GTGTGTCGCGGGCTGCTGCTTCATCCCCTTCTGTGTGGACGCCCTGCAGGACGTGGACCACTACTGTCCCAACTGCAAAGCTCTCCTGGGCACCTATAAGCGTTTGTAG